One window of the Ideonella sp. WA131b genome contains the following:
- a CDS encoding AbrB/MazE/SpoVT family DNA-binding domain-containing protein, with protein sequence MEATVAERGQITLPKQVRDALGLTKGTKLKVELDGGRIVLRKDVDDAISRVRGRVPLPPGVSTDDIMRELRGRAPGDPLPAWDQPAPPRPAAGRKPR encoded by the coding sequence ATGGAAGCCACCGTCGCCGAACGCGGCCAGATCACGCTGCCCAAGCAGGTGCGCGACGCGCTCGGCCTGACCAAGGGCACCAAGCTGAAGGTCGAGCTCGACGGGGGCCGCATCGTGCTGCGCAAGGACGTCGACGACGCCATCTCGCGCGTGCGCGGCCGGGTGCCGCTGCCGCCGGGCGTGAGCACCGACGACATCATGCGCGAGCTGCGCGGCCGCGCGCCCGGCGACCCGCTGCCCGCCTGGGACCAGCCCGCGCCCCCGCGCCCGG